In Osmerus mordax isolate fOsmMor3 chromosome 24, fOsmMor3.pri, whole genome shotgun sequence, the following are encoded in one genomic region:
- the LOC136933125 gene encoding leucine-rich repeat-containing protein 43-like yields the protein MATVTLSSVLDKQLRSLCLKDFPCGRGTWTKSIGNKHEERNWGYAEEDEGRDGTEKEEKENLKDLLTCPMSPWRHEGPWSPQVSTLRELCVGGPEGRPDDTVYTHFITLRIVDKGVSVVDEGLLRFSSLRELVLSANRISDLHSGRLPSALRVLELYSNQMSDLKGLSCHPRPGLQHLGLGANRLGSPADVQLLTGAFWPQLVSLDLSWSDFQGHRVMVEALATLPCLRTLVLQGNPLTLTPSFPGFTLDSLPRLLYLDAARVTPDDRHRFRGLANMRDMILDQAVVMVTVGKMRGVPDPLMGQCDNAPEFPVVTYSYSVGYEFLNRQPSAADVQVSVEGASVVDAAPGSAEQRPDAREPDHVISTPGNAGNPHSRSHSVVKHSTPKAVWAETMDFCHTDVHGVADLCLLKSFLLGGLSLTVEEEKVLSWPAPDPNLIPGPKPNPDKKGGKDCDENGLFLFLSQCAGPASKTGSGPKSKDKKKKESTVDMIPDAPIRRALGSVHVSLQDLTMGGHRVTVLCDLGVQQTENGARTTASREKESSKKTKDEKKKEEKKGKAGDQKSAAAPKGKGKGRKESEMDVHTEDAVSNQPEPMSVEFKVQLEKWLSASDVHQPQHNLVLTG from the exons ATGGCCACGGTGACACTGTCATCCGTGTTGGACAAACAGCTTCGCAGCCTCTGTCTGAAGGACTTTCCATGTGGGCGTGGTACCTGG ACTAAATCCATCGGTAACAAACACGAGGAGAGGAACTGGGGATACGCGGAAGAGGACGAAGGGAGAGATGGCaccgagaaggaggagaaggagaacctCAAGGACCTCCTGACCTGTCCCATGTCTCCATGGCGACACGAGGGCCCCTGGAGCCCCCAGGTGTCGACCctgagggagctgtgtgtgggaggtcCTGAAGGTCGTCCTGATGACACCGTCTACACACACTTCATCACCCTGCGGATCGTGGACAAAGGT gtGTCCGTGGTCGATGAAGGCCTTTTACGGTTCTCCAGTTTGAGAGAGCTGGTGCTGAGTGCTAACAGAATCTCCGATCTACACAGCGGTCGTCTTCCCTCTGCCCTCAGA GTGTTGGAGCTTTATTCCAACCAGATGTCTGACCTGAAGGGGTTAAGCTGCCACCCGCGTCCCGGCTTGCAGCACCTGGGTCTGGGCGCCAACCGGCTGGGCTCCCCTGCAGACGTCCAACTCCTCACAGGGGCGTTCTG gccacagctggtctctctggacCTTAGCTGGTCTGACTTCCAGGGACATCGCGTCATGGTGGAGGCCCtggccaccctgccctgcctgagGACCCTGGTCCTGCAGGGAaaccccctcaccctaaccccctcctTCCCAGGGTTCACCTTGGACAGCCTTCCCCGGCTGCTGTACCTGGACGCTGCCAGGGTCACGCCTGACGACCGTCACCGCTTCAGAGGCCTGGCAAAcatgagag ACATGATATTGGACCAGGCGGTTGTCATGGTAACAGTGGGTAAAATGAGGGGTGTCCCTGATCCCCTGATGGGTCAGTGTGACAACGCGCCCGAGTTCCCTGTCGTCACTTACAGCTACTCTGTCGGCTACGAGTTTCTCAACCGACAGCCCTCCGCTGCTGACGTCCAG GTGAGCGTGGAGGGTGCCTCGGTAGTGGACGCAGCACCAGGCTCAGCAGAGCAGAGACCAGACGCCCGGGAGCCAGACCATGTGATCAGCACACCAGGAAACGCGGGGAATCCTCATAGTCGTTCCCACAGTG TGGTGAAACACAGCACACCGAAGGCGGTGTGGGCAGAGACCATGGACTTCTGCCACACTGACGTCCACGGTGTTGCCGACTTGTGCCTGCTGAAGAGCTTCCTCCTTGGAGGCCTGTCTCTGACCgtcgaggaggagaag GTCCTATCTTGGCCTGCCCCGGACCCAAACCTTATCCCGGGACCCAAACCCAACCCAGACAAGAAAGGGGGCAAAGAT TGTGATGAAAACGGcctgtttttgtttctttcaCAGTGTGCAGGCCCCGCAAGCAAAACCGGCTCCGGGCCAAAAtcgaaagacaagaagaagaaggagtcgACGGTGGACATGATCCCGGACGCTCCGATCCGGAGGGCTCTGGGCTCGGTCCACGTGTCCCTCCAGGACCTCACCATGGGGGGTCACAGGGTCACGGTCCTGTGTGACCTCGGGGTGCAGCAAACAGAAAACGGGGCGAGGACCACGGCTTCCAGAGAGAAG GAGTCGAGTAAGAAAACCAAAgacgagaagaagaaggaagagaagaagggaaAGGCCGGAGACCAGAAGTCCGCTGCAGCCcctaaag GTAAGGGGAAAGGACGTAAGGAAAGCGAGATGGACGTGCACACAGAAGACGCCGTTTCCAACCAGCCTGAGCCGATGTCTGTGGAGTTCAAGGTGCAGCTGGAGAAATGGCTTTCCGCTTCGGACGTCCACCAGCCACAACACAACCTAGTCCTCACAGGCTGA